From Paenibacillus sp. PL2-23:
CTCGCGCGGCAGACAATTCGGTTGTGGGCCTCTTCGATTTCCGCGCCAAGCGCCTGAAGCCCCTGCAGATGAAGATCGATCTTGCGTTCGCCGATGGCGCACCCTCCCGGCTGGTACACCTGCACCTCGCCGAACCTGGCAAGCAGCGGTCCCATTAAGAAGATCGAGGATCTCATCTGTTTCATCAGCGTTTCCGGCACATGGGACGTATGAGCTGACGTTGTATCCAGCACAACCGTATCTCCCGTATGCTCGGCGCGGCATCCTAATTCGCGCAAAATGTTCAGCATTACGTCGATATCCAGCAAATGAGGCACGGAATCAATTGTTGTTGTGCCCTCAGCCAGCAGGCTGGCTGCCAATATCGGCAATGCGGCATTTTTTGCTCCTTGGATAACTATGGTTCCTGAGAGTGGTTTCCCGCCTTCAATCACCAATTTGTCCAATGTATCACCTCCGAATTACCGCTCGCCCGACACCAATACCTCCGGCACCAGCTTGACGCCGAAGCGCTGCTCCACGGTGCTTTGTATGTGGGACATAAGGGCGAGAACATCTCTAGCTGTCGCTTGCCCGGTGTTGATGATAAAATTGGCGTGAAGCTCGGATACTTGCGCTCCTCCCATGGTGAACCCCTTCAGTCCAGCCTCCTGGATGAGCCTTGCGGCGTAATCCCCCGGCGGATTGCGGAATACGCTCCCCGCGCAGGGCAGCTGCAGCGGCTGAGTCCGCAATCTTCTCTCCTTGTAGGTGGCCAGCGTGGACGCAATTTCCATCCGGTCGCCCTCGGCCAGCTCAAAAGCCGCTTCTGCGACAAGCCCCTTCATCTCGTGAAGGATGGAATGGCGGTAAGCGAAACGCATATCCTTTTCTTCAAAACGTACCAATTCACCTGTCTCCAGAACAATGTCAGCATATTTGAAAATACGCGACACATCCGATCCGTGCGCTCCCGCGTTCATATAGACGGCGCCTCCGACCGTGCCCGGAATTCCCCCCGCGAATTCCAGACCTGTCAGCCCTTCCTTGCCAGCCATCACCGAAAGCTTGATAAATGAGTAGGAAGCCCCCGCTATGGCGGTTGTTCCTTCGAAACGCACGTAATCGAGACCATCTGCCGGCTTGATTACAACCCCGCGAATCCCCTTGTCGCTGACCAGCATATTGGAGCCACGGCCCAGATTGGACCAGCTGGCGCCAAGCTTATTCAGCAGCTTCACGGTGGCGATCAGCTCCTCCTTCCCCGCCGGAAGGATTAATAAATCGGCGGGACCGCCGATTTTCCAGGTCGTATGCTTCGACAGCGGCTCGTTCGGTAACAGCTTTCCTATTCTCGCTTTTTCAAGCTCCGCTATAAGTGCTTCCATTGCGTCTTCCTCCTTAAGGTGCTGCGGTACTGCCATTCGCCGCGGCTGAGAGCCGCTCTGCTGCAATCATCCGCTCTCGATGGCGTCGGTCGCGAATATAGAGTATCCTATGCCCTGCGTTCAGGTTGTGTGACAATCGCCTATAGCCAAGGGGCTCTAGCGGAATCGCCGCAAGCCCAGCAGCGCGTCTGCGATGCGGGCCGCGGAGTCCGGCACGGCCAGCTTCGACGCGGCGCCCGACATGGCGGCCATCCGCTTGCGATCGCCGAGCAGCGCCTCCATGGCGCCAAGCAGCTTCTCGCCGCTGAGCTCCTTCTCCAGCAGCAGCTCAGCCGCCCCGGCGTTGACGAGGCTTCTGGCATTCGCCTCCTGATGATTGTTGGTTACGTTGGGAGACGGAATCAGAATCGAAGGCAGGCCCAGCGCCGTAATCTCCGCCAGCGACGAAGCGCCGGAGCGGCTGACGACCAGCGCCGTGTCCCGCAATACCTCAGCCATATTATTTAAGTAAGGCACCAGCGTCAGGGAGCTCCCCGCGCCAAGCGCTTGTATTCGCTCTTTTGTCGACTCGTAATAGATATCCCCCGTCACGAACACTACGCGCGCGCCGGCTAGACGGCTTAGCTTCGGCGCCATCTCGATGACCGCTTCGTTCAGCGCCCGCGCGCCACGGCTTCCACCGACAATCAGCGCCAGCCTTGTGCCGGCCTGAAGGCCCAGGGACTCCAAGCCCTTGCCGGGCGCGGCTCGCAGCACGTTGGAGGCTACCGGATTGCCCGTATAGGAGGTTGCTTTGGCCCTTGGGAATTGCTTCTCCGATTCCGGAAAGCTGACGCCGATATGATCGGCATACCGGGACAGGAATTGATTCGTCAAGCCCGGGATCGCGTTCTGCTCATGAATAAATGTAGGAATGCCAAGCTTCGCCGCCGCATACACGACGGGTCCGCATACATAGCCGCCAGTGCCGACAACGACGTCTGGCTTGAATTCGCGCAGCAGCGCCTTGGAGCGCTTCACGCCCTTCAGAAACCGCATGACTGTCTTGATATTTTCCAGTGACAGCTTCCGACGGAAGCCGGTAATCTCAATCGCCTCGAACGGTATGCTCTGTCCAGGCACGACACGGCTCTCCATGCCGTTCTCTGTTCCTATGTACAGCAGCCTCGTGTCCGGATCGAGCTGCTGCATATGCTTGCCTATGGCAACCGCAGGATAAATGTGGCCGCCGGTTCCTCCACCGGTCAACACGATACGCATATGATTCACCTCGAATAACGGGATATGTTCAGCAGAATGCCAAGCGCCGTCAGCAGCAGCGTCAAGGATGAGCCTCCATAGCTGACAAGCGGCAGCGTAATGCCTGTAACGGGCATCATGCCAATGACTACGCCGATATTTATTAACACCTGCACGCCGATAATGCCGGTAATGCCTACCGCAAGCAGGCTGCCGAACGTATCCGGCGCCGCGATTGCGGCCCTGATGCCCCGCCATACGACGACCAGGAATAATAGAATAAGCGTGGAGCCTCCGATGAAGCCAAGCTCCTCCGCCAGGATCGAAAATATGAAATCCGTCTGCGGCTCCGGCAAATAGCTGAACTTTTGGCGGCTCATGCCGAGACCGAGGCCGACGAGACCGCCAGGCCCGACAGCGAACAGCGATTGTATAATTTGGTACCCTCCGCCCAGCGGATCCGACCACGGATCCAGGAAGGACGTAATGCGCTGCAGACGATAGGGAGCCGCCAGAATAAGCCCAACGAAACCAACAACGCCCAGCATAGCGAGCCCTCCCAGATGGGACAGTCT
This genomic window contains:
- the spoVE gene encoding stage V sporulation protein E; the encoded protein is MAKARTAPDMWLLAAIGLILSIGLVMVYSASAVLAFHEFGDRFYYVKRQLLFAGLGVGALLFTMRTHYSVWKKWAPLALIVCFGLLVLVLIPGVGVVRGGARSWLGISSFGIQPSEFMKLAMILFLAKWLSEKQGMITQFTKGLMPPLGLVFLAFGMIMLQPDLGTGTVMVGASIILIFTAGARLSHLGGLAMLGVVGFVGLILAAPYRLQRITSFLDPWSDPLGGGYQIIQSLFAVGPGGLVGLGLGMSRQKFSYLPEPQTDFIFSILAEELGFIGGSTLILLFLVVVWRGIRAAIAAPDTFGSLLAVGITGIIGVQVLINIGVVIGMMPVTGITLPLVSYGGSSLTLLLTALGILLNISRYSR
- the murB gene encoding UDP-N-acetylmuramate dehydrogenase, with amino-acid sequence MEALIAELEKARIGKLLPNEPLSKHTTWKIGGPADLLILPAGKEELIATVKLLNKLGASWSNLGRGSNMLVSDKGIRGVVIKPADGLDYVRFEGTTAIAGASYSFIKLSVMAGKEGLTGLEFAGGIPGTVGGAVYMNAGAHGSDVSRIFKYADIVLETGELVRFEEKDMRFAYRHSILHEMKGLVAEAAFELAEGDRMEIASTLATYKERRLRTQPLQLPCAGSVFRNPPGDYAARLIQEAGLKGFTMGGAQVSELHANFIINTGQATARDVLALMSHIQSTVEQRFGVKLVPEVLVSGER
- the murG gene encoding undecaprenyldiphospho-muramoylpentapeptide beta-N-acetylglucosaminyltransferase, which produces MRIVLTGGGTGGHIYPAVAIGKHMQQLDPDTRLLYIGTENGMESRVVPGQSIPFEAIEITGFRRKLSLENIKTVMRFLKGVKRSKALLREFKPDVVVGTGGYVCGPVVYAAAKLGIPTFIHEQNAIPGLTNQFLSRYADHIGVSFPESEKQFPRAKATSYTGNPVASNVLRAAPGKGLESLGLQAGTRLALIVGGSRGARALNEAVIEMAPKLSRLAGARVVFVTGDIYYESTKERIQALGAGSSLTLVPYLNNMAEVLRDTALVVSRSGASSLAEITALGLPSILIPSPNVTNNHQEANARSLVNAGAAELLLEKELSGEKLLGAMEALLGDRKRMAAMSGAASKLAVPDSAARIADALLGLRRFR